TCACTATGTTGTTATCATGATTTCTAAGCCCTAAACGATGGTGTGGACCCTACGTGACTCGAATTTGAATTAGTTAGAAATTGAATTTCGAGTATATATTGAGATGAAGAAAAGTGGAGTAGTGAAAAAATAGACCGTTGTAGTATCGTAGAAGGTAGATTAGATTTGATCATGTATAAGATTATAACTAAGATCTTTGATAAAGTATTTTGACGTTAGATTGGCACAACAATGGCGCAGACGTGATTTTCACCAAGAAGAATCAacatttgatatatataatttgaaccttatttatatatatattgtaatttTCCGACCCTCTAACTCCGTCCCTGTTTGGCAGCCCAAGAAAAATGATCAGCCTGATATAATGAGGGAAAAATTGTAATCTTAGAAATTTTCACGCTATGTTTATAGGAATTTAAGTGGCATTTTGTTATGCCTCTTTGTATCAATATATCATGatgaatatttattttgctATTGGAAAGTGAATTTTGTTTAGCTTGATCTTTCATTTCCATACAAAATATTGGATAtatcttcttttatttaatcaTCTGATATTCAAAATTTACTAACCATCGATATGAATGGCTAAATTATCTAggtaattatatataatatataatcttTCTTTCActattcaatttatatttcttgatttttaggTTTTCGGGTGGTTTATACATCACATGAGGAAGTTTACTTATGGGAGCTGAACTTTAcctattaaaatagtaaaaccacaaaacttatttttatcatgttaaaataattgaaatatgTGTGGATtgttcaaaaaatataaatgaccgTGATTTATAACATATCACTCATCACCTATGAAACTCTAAGAAGTAATTTTGACCTATATCTGCAATATCATTTTTTATATACACACAATATAATTTTCGGCAAAGAGTGTTCAATGTATGATTTGTATAATTTTTCGATGAAGATTGTTCAATTTACACCTTTCAATCTATGTAAATTAATCTGTTTCGTATGTTCtgcttataaacaagaatacATTCCATGCAGGATTTAAAGTTTTATGCAAAGATGATATGACTTTGTTGAGATATGGATGATAAAAGTATTAAATGAACGATGTACAAATTGATGCCTAATTTATGGTTCTCATTTTACTTTTTGCAATTTATTGCGTTTATCCCAAATTCAAGGAACTCATGCAATTCGTTTTATTTTCTGGTCTTGTATAGCTTGAAGGAAATGTTATTAGCTATCTTTTTCTCTTTCCCATCCGTATATTCGGTATTCGATTTGGAGCCCCGATCAGTACGGACACTATGCAAGTTTCCAATGGAAGTACCCTTAGAAATTGACTCGTTGTTGAGGGGTTTTCGTTAGTATATTATGAAATTGGTGCTGTGTAAGATCTATTAAAAGGAATGCGCACCCTATCATGACCTTTTTCTCTCCTGAGGCTCTAATCTAATTAAAGGTGGATGAATCCTATATATTCCATCACAACCATTTTTAGGCGTTTGTCTTGATTTTCTTATTATGTTCGGGATTTTCTTTATCTCGAAGGAAGAGAATTACATTCaccataattatttttttactcctAGAAGGATAATATAAATATTCTATATTttgctaaaaataaaataaaataggatAAATAAAGTGAGGTCCTTCCTTCTCACATGGTAACATGATAACATCCATAGTGTAGTCAAAAGGAGGTTAGAAAGCTACTCTACCACTTGTGATAACCTAGAGTGAATTTTGTAaggttatttttttgatattttgtattttttttgacttattgtCGCTCATGATTTATTTTGTTAAGTTCCTTTTAacacctaattattttaatCCGAACACTTGGTAGTTAGCTATCTGAAAGATTAAGAACTTGACATTTCTGGATGATAGTAACATGAAAGCATTTGTGGACAAGGTGGAGAACAGTCACTTCATTTCCTATTCTCTAGCTAGTCTCTAATATTCTAATTTCTAATATTCAAAAGCAAATAATTCGAGGTGAAGAACCCAAATCTAGAAGTTTCTCATGGGAATAAATCGTAAGGCGttaaaaaattcatttgtaTTTAGAGCTAGTAGACTCAAAATTCACGATTTAGAGTCAGCAAATATAAAATTCAGATCTAGAGTTAATTAGTGGACTAAAAATTAAGGATCTAGAGTTAAGCGGATTCAAAATTTAGGGTCTAGAGTTAGCAAACTATTATGTTAGTATTGTTTTATCCTTTgatttattactattattgtttctTATACTTTAATTAGCTTTACTATTtataatatttctttcaaaCATGTTCTGAAAAatgaattttataatatttctttcaaacattttttgaaaaatgattttcttgAGCTAAAAATCTATCTGGTTGAAATAGCCTTCTTACCACACAAAGATACGGATAAAGTCTGCATATACTCCCCACCTGCTCCATACCCCATTTATGGGACTATATGAGATATATTATTGTTGCTGACTACTGGAATCAGAATTAGTATGATCTTATTATGTGTATTTTAGAGCATTTTTTTCAAACATGTTATGAATAATTTTCTTGAGCTGAAGATTTACCTGAAACAACCTTCCTACCAcacaaaagtaaaagtaaattCTACGTAATTCTCACACTCTCCAAACCCTACTTATATTATCATGAAACTATACGGGATATGTTGTACTCAACGGACTATTCTTATAGTACTATTCGGAGATTCAATAAACTAATTCTTGTCGATGTATATTTATCTCATTGTCCACCTAAACTGGAAAGCAAAATTAGTATAATCTTCTTAtgtgtataaattttgaatataattaTCTTTTATACATGCATAACTTATCGAACGCATTATATTCTAAATCCTCCTTTGCTTGTGAATTAGTCGGTTATTTTCCCAGGCAACAGCACATTATAAAAGCAATAGCACCTGGTTCccacaataaacaacaacacTACTAAAGAATAAGGAAAATTATTGACAAATGAAAATGTAAACTTAAAAGAATAATCCTAGGAACGTGAATAAGTAacttttaaaaagtaattacCAACAGTGGAATGAATATGATCCCTTCACTTTTAATTCAAAGTTTTGAATTTGAGTTTCAAATGAAATTATCCTAGTTGAAAGCGTTTTCCCGAAGCATGAATCCAAATGTTTCTAATTTCACCTTCTTGGCTcactaagaaaaaaaaagatccaTCTCACTTATGAGGAGCGTATTAAAAaggtataatttaattttataaaagtaTGATCTTTCTAATCGCttaatttagcttaaaaatatgaACTTTTAAATGtgaaattatgctttttaactTCTCTAAAAACCAATATAATACTATTTAATTTTCGTCAACCAACTCCTTAATACAATTAATCATCGTTGAATTAACATTTTCTTTAAATCGTCAAGTTACCACTTTTACCTATTATAGTAGCTAATTTgtcttattttcaaaattatattgTAAAAATTGTTGTACCACAAAAATAGTaagaaattcttgaaaatttgagTTGTGTATAACATTattcttaaattcaaaaaatgttTGGGAATTGTCAATTTTCCACATTATGAAAGTCATTACGGCTAGTAAAATAGGGTACTAGCAATTACTCTTGTTTCGAAGTCAAAAGCAAACTTTCTAGATATTTCAAAAAGATACAACAACATAAATACCATTAGTGATATCTTTGGAAGGTAATGGGTTAGtagtcttatttttattttataaaaaattaatttatttttgataaatttttgacttaagatatttttaaaaaatgattcctatagttttgaaatattaatagaagtataatttttaaataaattataaatccCATATTTTAGGAAGGTAACCTgataataagtaaaaaaattcttttacactaataatatatataattaaaattctatATAAATAGATAGGGTGCCTTTACAAcacaaaattattataaaatggGCTGTGCTTTAAGGAAACAAGAAAGAATATATGAAGATCAAGCTTTACTAGCAGCTCAAACACATTGTAATTTAATCcttgttcttctttttatttttattttattttattatttaacacAGATTATTTTTGtgtcattaaaaaataattattttctaatttgCAGTTTCTTTGGAAGATGTCAAGTCACTAACTGAACTCTTCAGAAAATTAAGTTGTTCAATTTGCAATGATGGCTTTATTAGCAGAGTAATTCTAATTTCTTTCTTATAAAATTTTCCTtgattatatattaaattactTTCTTATTGTGTAATATTTAGTGAATTCCCTAATTAAACGTCTAATtcccattttttttaaaaaaaatttgttaACAATTAACATTATTTTTGTTACAGGAAGAGTTCCAGCTTGGATTGTTCAGAGATAACAGGAAGCATTCTCTGTTTTCAGACAGGGTGAGCCAACTTCTACTTAGCTCATTTTATCACGGTACAACGACGAATTTAGGATTTAAAGTTAGTAAATTCAGAATGAACATTGTCTTGGTAGATGATACgttttactttttttgtttttttgtttatgtataaataattcgAATGAAAAGTAATAGGTTCAGTTGAATGTGTAGAACCTGTCTTAGATCCAACATGCATTGCAACGAACACTCATTCTTCTGGtatgtacttttttttttgaggcCTATAGTTTAGCAAGAAAATATAATGTTACAATAGAGgtaaattcagaatttaaagtcattaaattcaaattaataagTATGTTTGTATTGTATAACACTTATTaacttttttatgtatatataatataaagttagtGAGTTCAGATTAATGAATATGATCTTATTATACaacatattataatatatatatatcgaatttttgaatataatgaattcAGTTAAATCTTTAGAACTGGTGTGTTACATGTAGATGTTCAACTTGTTTGACTCCAACAAGGATGGGCTAATTGATGTTGGGGAATTTATCCATACACTAAGCATCTTTCATCCTGATGCTTCTCAAGCAGAAAAAATTACAGGTAAGGAAAACgtttttcaaaaaatagtattttttaatgtttgattgttagaaaatatcttttagaaaaaacatTTTTCACAAAAGATGATTTTCTTTACTTTTGAACGAAAGTTATTTCTTTTGACAGTACATTGCTTTAACTAACACTTACATATTATTATCGATCTATGATAAATgctttttcagaaaatatttttactctCCTAAACGAAACatagaaaaaccaaaaaaaaaaaaaaaaaagacatgtttttcaaaacattttgaaaaataatttccgtCATACCAATTaattgaaattatgatttctaattTTGCAGTTGCCTTtaaactatatgatatatggcaAACAGGCTTTATTGGACGTGAAGAGGTAGATGAatatttcatttatttaattCTACAATATGATGTTTAATAGAAGCTAGATATGCCTTAATTTATTTCACTAAGATAATTTTCTGATTTTTTCCCCTTAAATTTAATCTGAATTTAGGTAAAGGAGCTTATTTTTGGGCTATTATATGAGTCTGAATTGATACTCACTGATGATATAGTTGAAGTTATTATCGACAAGGTATGCTAAGAAATACGTTGCTAATCTATCACAATATAAGACGTacctataattattttcaatattccgttattaaataaaattagcaACGGATTTTTGCTATTTAGTAATAGTTGTTTGTCACTAATTATTCCTATTTCTTTTGTACTGCTAATTAGCTAAAAATTTACATGCACCGGATAATTACGTTAAATTTGTGAATACAAGTCGTATCTCTTAATTATATACATGTACATTTGATTTAAGTGACATGTATTCTCGCTTTAATTTCTAACTATAATAATATTAAGTTGTTTAGTTTGATATAAATACATGGTGTGAGTAAGTAattactatattattttattacatgCAATTTACTAAAATTATTGTCATTATTATCACATATTTatacttttaactaatattttgtgcaaatttattttttgtccaTGAAGATAATTGAGGAGGCAGATTCTAAAGGGGATGGAAAGATAGATATAGAAGAGTGGAATAATTTTGTAGCTCATAATCCATCTTTGTTGAAAAACATGACAATTCCATATCTCAAGTAATTCTCTTATCCTCCAGTACTATATATACTTTACCCGTTATAACAATAAAGTtgcaaaatatatttatcacattaaAGTAAGTAATCTTTGCTATTATAACAAttaagtcataaaattattattttgtcaTGTTAAAGTAATAAACTACGTTTGAATTGGTCAGATACTACAAATGTCACTTTTCTATCTTGAAGTTTCAAATTGTTTTTGAATTTCACCAATGAACGCTACTAATTTTAGTTGCTTTATAAAATTTATGgtcattttgttattttgcagGGACATCACAGCTGCATTTCCTAGTTTTGTGGTGGATACACAAAAGAATGATGAGATCTACAAGGATTTCTGAGTTATAAAAATGGTGACGTGACAAGTATTCTTCGAGAATGTAGTTCTCGAAGCGCATTTATCTTCAAAGTGAGacttttcaaattaattagaCCTCATATATGATAGGATCATTAAACATTaggtgaaaaataatttttaaaaaaagataaaaaaaatgactcGAATGATGAGAGGaaatatttcattaaaaagagagaaatagggGAATGGAGGTAAGGAGAATCAAAAACCCCGTGTCTCTCACATGGAAAGCGAGCGCTCTACCATATGAGCTATAGCCCCTTGTAAGTTCAACATGACAAGATATTTAAGATTAACAACCAGATGTATGCATACTTAGGAGTAACTTAGGCCTCaagtttagatattttaatctgaatatatatttgaatttcGATACTAAAATTGTGTGTTTTCTCGATAACTGAATGTGTACAATTTATCTTtacttaatattttataatttcgAATGCAAATAACTTATTAGTACTAAATATTTTAtctatacaaaatataaatatagataGAAGTTGGTGAAGGTGATCAATGGAGGTAGTTGTTGGTGGAAGTTGATAAAGGAGGGTGTCATGAATGGcgtaccatcttcttcttcatgtCCCAAAACGCCTGGGTTTCATTGTACCTAATTAATGATACTCATTGTCTTCTAATGTTGGACATCAAGTTTTGTGGAGTTTATGTGTCATAAAATAAGaattcattattattttaatttttcgtgtgtgttaattAGTTCATGAATTTTTCGAATCGTACGTCACTTTTTTTGATGTTAAAGTGTCATGAAATAGAAAATCAGGATTGTCTCAATTTTTCGTCTATAGGATCCAcaccaatttttaaaaaaacttttatgagtcacaaaatagaaattcataatttttctaattttttcatgTGTACTAACTAAtgaatattttctaaatatgagtttttgacTCCTAATTTTGTAGGACAATCCATAATTACTTAGTCAATGATATTCAAGTTCTATAGGATGGATACACACCACTATTTTTAGCGTTTAGGGATCATGAAATAGGAATTCaagatttttctaagtttatcGTGCATATTaacctataaatattttgtaaatatgACCGTTCAAAACTTTTTGATCACATATTTTGAGGACCATCCGTATTTATCTAGTGAATGATATTTATAACTTCTATAGGATCCACACAACTttttaggtgattttctcaatgtttcgtatgtgttagttaatgaatattttgaagattTGATTTTCAAGCATTTTTTCTAAAACCTTTACAGGACTCTCGGTAATAACCTGAGAGAATATACGTACAATATCACCATGATCAACGTCAttttatttagaatttagaGTTCACTCAACATGAATTAaacgattttctcaattttttgtgtATCAAGGTTAATAAATTTTTTGGCGATATAATTTTCAGACacttttttccaaaatttttaCAGGACCCTCCGTAATGACCTGAGAGAACAATACATCTAGCCTTATCATGATCCACACTATTGTTTTTTAGTATTTATGGGTCACTCAATAGGAATTGAGCGATTTTCCAGTTTTTGTGCATGTTAGCCCATGATTGTTTTGGTGATATAACTTTCGATtaattattttgcaaaatctttacaTCACcctctgtaacgacctgggggaACAACACGTATAGCCTTGACATGATACACACCACTTtctttagcatttaggggccgcacaagcgtaattaggcgattttgtcattaggcgtgtgtgttagcccatgaatattttgatgaactggCTCTGAACGAATTTTCTTCAAAACTGTTATGAGACCCTCTGTAAGTACccgggggatcagtacgtgATGGGTCGTCTGATTCACaacatattcatagcatttaggggttgcATAAccgtaattaggcgattttgttattttttgtgtatgttagcttGTGAATGTTTTAGTGAACTAGTTTTCGATCGATTTTTCTTCGAAACCATTATGAAACCCTCCGTAGGTATCcaggggatcagtacgtgcaGCATCGACACAATCGATGGCGCATTCATAGAATTTAGGGCCGCACAAGAGGAATTTGatgattttgtcattttttcatatgtgttagcccatgaatattttgatgaattgattttcaaataaattttcttcaaaactcttatgggaccctccgtaagtacctgGGGAtcattaggtgattttgctcatttttcgtgtgtgttagcccacatgtTGCATTCTTCTTTATTAGCCTCCGcaacgacttggagaacgactctagtagccccgatggggCTTCTACgacatttaggagcattttacgGGCGACACAacagaaattaagcgattttttcAGGTTtacatgtgtgttagctcacagattatttgggtgctgggggttcgggtcgaattatctctttttcttcttttgtagcTTTCATAACGACATgtggaacgactctagtagccctggtaGGGCTTCTATGGcatttaggaatattttaggggcgacgcaacaggtattaggtaattttgtcagtttttcgtgtgtgttagcccacaatttttttaggtactggggtccgggtcaaaatttcatggattcttttttAGTAGGTTCGTGACAACCTGGaaaaagactccagtagcccggtgGGGCAATTACGACATTTAGTAgcattttaggggtgacacaatgaaaattaggcgattttgtcaatttttcgtgtgtgttagcccacgatttttttaattatcggGGGtacggatcgaattttcttagactCTTCATTAGTAGAGTCCGTAATAAAGTGGAGAATGACTCGAGTATCCTCGGTAGGGCTTCTATAGTGTTTAGTAgtattttaggggcgacgcaacagaaattaagcgattttgtcagtttttcgtgtgttttagcctaCATATTTCTTAGGTGACGGGGTGCGGGTAACCCATAGactcggtacctaaaaaattcgtaagccaacacacacgaaaaattgataaaattgcctaattcaagTTACGTCgaccctaaaatgctcctaaacgtcGTAGAAGCCCCAaccagggctactggattcattaCCAGATACTTACGAACGGtaataaagaagaatccaagaaaattctatctGAACCCAcgatacctaaaaaattcgtgggctaacacacatgaaaaactggcaaaattgcctaaatcctattgcatcGTCcctaaaaagctcctaaacTCCGTAGAAGccccatcggggctactggagtcattccccaactTTTTACAGGCGCTACAAAAGAAgaattaagaaaatttgacccgtatccctggaacctaaaaaatctgtattctaaaacacacgaaaaactggcaaaattgtctaattcttgCTGCGTCTCccataaaatgatcctaaacgtTGTAAAAGCCgcaccggggctactaaagtcgtacCCTGGTTGTTATGAACGCTTCTAAAGataaatctaagaaaattcaatccgaacCCCTGACACCCACAAAATCTGTAGGCttacacatacgaaaaactgccaaaatctcctaattcctttTACATCACCCCTAAAATGCACCTAACCGTCGTTGAAGTCCCGTtggtgctactggagtcgttcccctgaTCGTTGcggatgctactaaagaagaaatcaagaaaattcgacacggaccccctgcacctaaaaaattcgtaggctaacacacacaaaaaactttctaagtttttcgtgtatgttaacaCATGAATTTTAAGGTGATATGGATTTTAGTCAATTATTTCGCAAATCCATTATAGGACtctccgtaacgacctaggaaaaaaatatgtgtAGCCATCGAATGATCCACGGTACTTTCTTAGGATTTTGGGGGCACTAAATAAGtgttaggcgattttctcaattttgcgtatgtgttagcccattaatttttCGGTACTATGACTTTGGgttaatttttttgcaaaacctttatagGGCCCTCTGTAAATGAATTGGGGAACAACACATGTAGACTCATCATGATCCACGCTACTTTCTTAGCATTTAGAGGTcactcaacaggaattaggcgatttgtttttcgtgtgttagcccatgaatattttggtaatataacttttgattattttttttgcaaaacctttacgGGACCCTCTGTAACGGCCTTGAAAAACATTACGTGTAGCCTCGGCATAATCCATATCAATTTCTTCGCATTCCGTGGCCACTCAAagggaattaggagatttttatatgttttttgtatgtgttagcttATGAATTTTTTGGTTATATGGCTTTCGATCAAtatatttgtaaaatatttacAGGATCCTCTGTAATTATCTGGGGGAACTGCACGAGTGTCTCGGCATGATTCATGCCACTTTCTTTGCATTTAGGGGCTACTCAAcaagaattatgcaattttctcagtttttcgtgtgttgaaattttttagtgatatgactttcggtcaatttttttgcaaaacatTAATAGGGCCATCCGTAACAACCTTGGAGAATAGCATGTGTAGCTTCACTATGATCCACACCAatattttagcatttaggggtcaatCAAcggaaattaggcaatttctcagtttttcgtttgtgtagcccatgaattttttggttaGATGGCTTTCGGTCActttttttgcaaaatatttCTGGGAccctctgtaatgacctgggagaACAGTATGTGTAGTCTCAGCATGATCCACGGCACTTTCTCATCATTTAGGGATCACTCAACGGGAATTAGAAGATTTTCTctgtttttcgtgtatgttagcccattaattttttggtgatatagctttcggtcaatttttttgcaaaacctttagaATTTACGCTACTTTTTTAGTGATTAAGTGTCACGAAAGAGAAagtcaagatttttttttaatgtttcttGTAtattagcctatgaatattttatatcTATGCCCCTTCAAAACTTTTGACTCCTAATTTTGTAGAACCATCATAATTATCAAATGAATTTTATTCATAGCTTGTACAGAAATCATGCcactttttttaatatttagagGTTACGaaataagaaatcaaaatttttcCCAATCTTTTGTGCGCATTAGCGTTAAATATATATGATTGTATGAAACTTTTTGATCCCAAATTTTGTGAGACCATCTGTAATTACATAGTGAATGATATTCATAACTTCTATAGGATCTAGCCACTTTTTTAGCATTTTATGAAAGaggaatttaggattttttaacTTTCCATGTGCTAATGCATATGAATATTTTGACAATATGCTTGTCCAAAATTTTTTGACTCCAAAGTAAATGATATGCATCGCTTCTGTAGGATCCACGCTATTTTTTTCTAGCACTTAGGGGTGACGAAATAGAAATTCAAGATGTTCCttaatttttcgtgtatgttagcaaTATTTTGTAAATATGTATGTCCGAATTTTGACTCCTAATTTTGTAGGATCATCCATAATTATCtattaatgatattcatatCTTCTATAGAATCCGTGTCatttttttttagcatttagagggTATGAAATAGGTATTCAAAatttttctcagttttttgtttgtattatcctataaatattttgtgaatATGATTGTATGAACTTTTTTACCCCTAATTTTGAAGGACCATCCGTATTTAGCtaattaattatattcataGCTTATATAAAATACACGCCacatttttagcatttagaaaTTACGAAATAGAAATTTAGGatttgttttccaattttcttgtGTATTagcctataaatatttttaaaacatgatAGATTGAAactttttgactccaaattttGTTGGATCATCCATAATTTAGAATGATATTAATAACTTTTACAAGATCCACACCACTTTTTGTTAACTagaaaattttgtatttttcttagTTATTCATAAAcattagcctatgaatattttctaaatatgaCCGTTCAAAACTTTTTGAACCCATATTTTGCAGGACCATGCATAATTATCAAGTGACTGCTTCAATAAAATCCAAGcctctttaatttttaatgtgCATTAACCTATAAATATGTTATGTCTGTCTGCAACTTTTTGACTCTAAATTTATGAAGGACCATTCATGATTACCTAGTGAATTATATCATAGCTTCTGTAAGAAGCACTAATTTTTTAGTACTTAAGGGTCACGAAATCAAACTAGAGCTCGTGTGGACTTGAACTTACGGCTTATAAGTCGAATGCCATATATTAGAATTTCACTTTTGACTTAAAACAAATTTTTATAAGCACTTCCTTTTTATTTTACCCGAACATTACACAAAATTACTCGTAACTATTTTGACTTCAAAGCACCTAAAATAAGTATATCCAAACAGACTATAAAACTAAGAAATGCTATACAAAGTTTTTAATATTAGA
The genomic region above belongs to Solanum dulcamara chromosome 5, daSolDulc1.2, whole genome shotgun sequence and contains:
- the LOC129890296 gene encoding calcineurin B-like protein 4, which encodes MGCALRKQERIYEDQALLAAQTHFSLEDVKSLTELFRKLSCSICNDGFISREEFQLGLFRDNRKHSLFSDRMFNLFDSNKDGLIDVGEFIHTLSIFHPDASQAEKITVAFKLYDIWQTGFIGREEVKELIFGLLYESELILTDDIVEVIIDKIIEEADSKGDGKIDIEEWNNFVAHNPSLLKNMTIPYLKDITAAFPSFVVDTQKNDEIYKDF